The Mycolicibacterium cosmeticum DNA window ACTACTGGTCAGGCGTGCTGACCTGGGCCAGCTCCTGCTCCTGCTGGCTGGCGGCCTGCTGCTCGGCGGCCTGCTGCTCGGCCAGCGCCTTGGCTTCGGCCTCGTCGGCGGCGGCCTTGGCGGCCCGGCCCTCCGGGCTGGCCACGGAGGCGCCCGGGTTGGTGGCGGTCGCGACGCCGCCGTTGCAGTTCAGGTAGAACTGCACGGTGTTGGACACGTGCGCACCGTCGTTCGCGCTGGCGAACGGCGCCGTCTGAGAACGGGTGACGATGCAGTCGCCCTGGTCCAGCTTGTCCCCGACCCGGGCGGCGACGACGACCGTCTGACCGGCGTCGCCGGCCGCGGAGCTGGCATCGCTGTAGGTCTGCCCGGCGTAATCATCGGCGGCGGCCACACCCGTACCGAACAACGCGGTAGTGGCTGCCAGCGCACCGACGGTGCCCGACCCCAGAACGATCAGCTTTTTCACGTGTGGCCCTACTCCCATTACTCAGGGTCTTGATGTATGCCGGGCATCGTAACGCGCTGCGCAACCGATCGCAGCCCGTCTGCCGAGCCTGTTTGGTTCCTGAAAAAGAGTGGCAACCGTTACACGACGGGCCCGGCGAGAAACTTGATGTAACCGGGGTCCACAGATATATTGACTGCAACCAACAGGTACAGATAACTGGGAGTGACCGTGTCACAGGACTTGACCGATCTCCAGCTCTTGCACGAGCTGGAGCCCGTGGTCGAAAAGCAGATCAACCGGCATCTGTCCATGCGCAAGGACTGGAATCCGCACGACTACATCCCGTGGTCGGACGGTAAGAACTTTTACGCCTTGGGCGGCGAAGAATGGCATCCCGAGCAGTCGAAGCTGTCCGAGGTCGCCCGCATCGCGATGGTCACCAACCTGCTGACCGAGGACAACCTGCCCTCGTATCACCGTGAGATCGCGATGAACTTCACCATGGACGGCCCGTGGGGCTTTTGGGTGAACCGCTGGACCGCCGAGGAGAACCGGCACGGCATCGCGCTGCGCGACTATCTGTTGGTGACCCGCGCCATCGACCCCATCGAACTCGAGGAGCTGCGCGTCGAGCAGGTCACCCGTGGCTTCTCCCCCGGGCAGAACCAGCAGGGTGGCGACGAGCTGTTCGCCGAGAGCCTGTTCGACTCCGTCATCTACGTGACGTTCCAGGAACTGGCCACCCGAGTCAGCCACCGCAACACCGGCAAGGCCTGCAACGAGCCCATCGCCGATCAGCTGCTCGGCCGCATCTCGGCCGACGAGAACCTGCACATGATCTTCTACCGGGACGTGTCGGCCGCCGGCCTGGACATCGCCCCCAACCAGGCGATGAAGTCGCTGCACAAGGTGCTGACCAACTTCAAGATGCCCGGCTACACGATTCCGGACTTCCGCCGCAAGGCCGTCGTCATCGCCACCGGCGGTGTCTACGACCCGCGTATCCACCTCGACGACATCGTGATGCCGGTGCTCAAGAAGTGGCGCATCTTCGAGCGTGAGGACTTCACCGGCGAGGGCGCCAAGCTGCGCGACGAGATCGGCAAGCACGTCGAGGAGCTCGAGGAGACCTGCGTGAAGTTCGAGATCGCCAAGGAGCGTCGCCTGGAGCGCGAGCGCAAGGTCGCCGAGAAGAAGGCGATGAAGAACCTTCTGGTCAGCTCCTCCGCGGCCGGATGACCCTGACCGCCGTTCAACCGCTTCCGACCCGGTCCGCAGCTTTGCGGATCGGGTCGATCGCGTTGCACAGCCCCGTCGTGCTGGCCCCGATGGCCGGCGTCACCAACGTCGCGTTCCGCACGCTGTGCCGCGAACTGGAGCTGGCCCGCGCAGGTACGGTGAGCGGGCTGTACGTCTGCGAGATGGTCACCGCGCGGGCGCTCGTCGAGCGCCACCCGGTCACCCTGCACATGACCACCTTCGGCCCGACCGAGTCGCCGCGGTCGCTGCAGCTCTACACCGTCGACCCGGATACCACCTACGCCGCGGCCAAGATGATCGTCGACGAGAACATGGCCGACCACATCGACATGAACTTCGGCTGCCCCGTGCCGAAGGTGACCCGGCGCGGCGGCGGCTCGGCCATCCCGTACAAGCGCCGGCTGTTCGGCAAGATCGTCGCGGCCGCGGTGCGCGCCACCGAAGGCACCGACATCCCGGTCACGGTGAAATTCCGCATCGGGATCGACGACGCCCACCACACCCACCTGGATGCCGGCCGGATCGCCGAACAGGAAGGCGCGGCGGCGGTGGCCCTGCACGCCCGCACCGCGGCCCAGCGTTATTCGGGTTCCGCCGACTGGAGCCAGATCGCCGCGCTCAAGCAGCACGTCACCTCGATCCCGGTGCTGGGCAACGGGGACATCTTCAACGCCGACGACGCGCTGGCCATGATGGAGCAGACCGGCTGCGACGGTGTCGTCATCGGCCGCGGTTGCCTGGGCCGGCCCTGGTTGTTCGCCGAATTGTCGGCCGCATTCACCGGCCGGCCGGTCGCGACCCCGCCCACGCTCGGTGAGGTGGCCGACATCATGCGCCGGCACGGTGAGCTGCTGGCCGCCCACTTCGGCGAGGACAAGGGCATGCGCGATATGCGCAAGCACATCGCCTGGTACCTGCACGGATTCCCGGCCGGCGCCGACACCCGCCGGGCGCTGGCCCTGGTGAAGACCCTCGACGAGCTCGACGCCCTGCTGCGCCAGCTCGACGCGGACGTCCCGTTCCCTCCGCACGCCGCCGGTCCGCGCGGCAGGCAGGGCTCGCCGTCGTCGGTGACACTGCCCGAAGGCTGGCTCGACGATCCGGATGACGTCACCGTCCCCGAAGGGGCCGATGTGATGCATTCCGGCGGTTGAATCGAAGCCCCCTGGATAGTTGCGTCCGAAACAAGATCGAGACGGCCTCGTCACATCTTCGGACTGGCTGGCGCTCGGGTTGTCTCAGTACGATGGGGACCCACTTGACCGCTTCCGGTTGGCGGAAGCGGGTGCCGGGCTGCTAGACAACAATGCAGCCCCCACGACCCCCGCGTGTGCAACGGCGCGCACGTCCCCGCGAAAGAGTCGAAGGCCGGTAGGACATGAGTGACGGCGACAACGCCACTCCCGGTCTTTGGGGTCCCCCCGATCACACGCCGTCCACCCCGAGGCTTACCCGATCGACACCGCCGGCACCAGGCGCCGCGCCGTGGGAACGCGCCCAGGGCGTGTTGCCGCCCGATCCCCGGCCCGACGCGGCGGGTACCGGCAACCACACCGACGGCGTGGCGGTCGCCGACCTCATCGCCAAACTTGCCAACGAATCCGGCTCCGGTGGCCGGCGGCGGCGCCGTGCCGACCCGGAAGCCGAACCCGAGCCGGCGCCGCCCGCCGAACCAGCGGTCGAGCACGTCGAACCACCGGTCGCGGCCGAGGCACCCGAACCCCGCGACGAGTCCGGCGATTCCGACACCGAGGTCATGCACGTCGCCCCGGCGTTCGGATCCGGGTACGCGTCCGAGCTTCCGGACCTGGCGCTGTTCACCCATCCCGATCGGCCGACGCCGACCCTGCCCACCGCACCCGCAGCCCGGCGCAGGCACCCGCGGGTGCGCCTCATGGGCCGGGTCGCGGCGGCACTCATCGCGGTGTCCGCCCTGGTGCTGACCGGCGGCGCCTGGCAGTGGCAGTCGATGAAGAACAACAGCCTCAACAAGGTCTCGGCGCTGGACCTCAACTCCCGCGACATCATCGACCCCAACGCCCAGTTCGGTGACGAGAACTTCCTCATCGTCGGGGTGGACAGCCGCATCGGTGCCAACAGCGACATGGGCGCCGGCACCACCGACGACGCCGCCGGGGCGCGGTCGGACACGGTGATGCTGGTGAACATCCCGGCCAACCGCAAACGCGTGGTGGCGGTGTCCTTCCCGCGCGACCTGGCCATCACCCCCACCCAATGCCAGGCGTGGAACCCCGACACCGGGCAGTACGGCCCGGTGTACGACGAGGACACCGGTGAGTACGGGCCCGACGAGGTCTACACCGAGACCAAGTTGAACTCGGCCTACGCGTTCGGCGGCCCCAAGTGCCTGGTGAAGGTCATCCAGAAGCTGTCCGGCCTGTCGATCAACCGCTTCATGGCCGTCGACTTCGCCGGCTTCGCCAAGATGGTCGACGCGCTCGGCGGCGTGGAGGTGTGCAGCACCACCCCGCTGGAAGATTACGAACTCGGGACCGTGCTGGCCCACGCCGGACGGCAGATGGTCGACGGGCACACCGCGCTGCAGTACGTCCGTGCCCGCCAGGTCACCACGGAGGTCAACGGTGACTACGGCCGGATCAAACGCCAGCAACTGTTCCTGTCCTCGCTGCTGCGGTCGCTGATCTCCAAGGACACGTTCTTCTCGCTGAGCAAGCTCAACAA harbors:
- a CDS encoding acyl-ACP desaturase → MSQDLTDLQLLHELEPVVEKQINRHLSMRKDWNPHDYIPWSDGKNFYALGGEEWHPEQSKLSEVARIAMVTNLLTEDNLPSYHREIAMNFTMDGPWGFWVNRWTAEENRHGIALRDYLLVTRAIDPIELEELRVEQVTRGFSPGQNQQGGDELFAESLFDSVIYVTFQELATRVSHRNTGKACNEPIADQLLGRISADENLHMIFYRDVSAAGLDIAPNQAMKSLHKVLTNFKMPGYTIPDFRRKAVVIATGGVYDPRIHLDDIVMPVLKKWRIFEREDFTGEGAKLRDEIGKHVEELEETCVKFEIAKERRLERERKVAEKKAMKNLLVSSSAAG
- the dusB gene encoding tRNA dihydrouridine synthase DusB, with translation MTLTAVQPLPTRSAALRIGSIALHSPVVLAPMAGVTNVAFRTLCRELELARAGTVSGLYVCEMVTARALVERHPVTLHMTTFGPTESPRSLQLYTVDPDTTYAAAKMIVDENMADHIDMNFGCPVPKVTRRGGGSAIPYKRRLFGKIVAAAVRATEGTDIPVTVKFRIGIDDAHHTHLDAGRIAEQEGAAAVALHARTAAQRYSGSADWSQIAALKQHVTSIPVLGNGDIFNADDALAMMEQTGCDGVVIGRGCLGRPWLFAELSAAFTGRPVATPPTLGEVADIMRRHGELLAAHFGEDKGMRDMRKHIAWYLHGFPAGADTRRALALVKTLDELDALLRQLDADVPFPPHAAGPRGRQGSPSSVTLPEGWLDDPDDVTVPEGADVMHSGG
- a CDS encoding LCP family protein; translated protein: MSDGDNATPGLWGPPDHTPSTPRLTRSTPPAPGAAPWERAQGVLPPDPRPDAAGTGNHTDGVAVADLIAKLANESGSGGRRRRRADPEAEPEPAPPAEPAVEHVEPPVAAEAPEPRDESGDSDTEVMHVAPAFGSGYASELPDLALFTHPDRPTPTLPTAPAARRRHPRVRLMGRVAAALIAVSALVLTGGAWQWQSMKNNSLNKVSALDLNSRDIIDPNAQFGDENFLIVGVDSRIGANSDMGAGTTDDAAGARSDTVMLVNIPANRKRVVAVSFPRDLAITPTQCQAWNPDTGQYGPVYDEDTGEYGPDEVYTETKLNSAYAFGGPKCLVKVIQKLSGLSINRFMAVDFAGFAKMVDALGGVEVCSTTPLEDYELGTVLAHAGRQMVDGHTALQYVRARQVTTEVNGDYGRIKRQQLFLSSLLRSLISKDTFFSLSKLNNVVNMFIQDSYVDNIRTKDLVDLGQSIQGVNAGRISFITVPTTGVTDADGNEPPRTDDVHALFDAIINDDPLPEERNPDNTPVPQTPEMPVGPAAVDAELVDAVATDPGSVTVRVSNSTGENGLAADAAAALQQHGFNVDTPDDYPGPLDATTVFFAPGNEQAAATVASSFANATIERATGLGDVVRVVLGSDYRAVAPPSPSGSAVKVHLVQGTAAEPTHLPEDLTVTNAADTTCE